One stretch of Bombus affinis isolate iyBomAffi1 chromosome 4, iyBomAffi1.2, whole genome shotgun sequence DNA includes these proteins:
- the LOC126915656 gene encoding transmembrane protein 53, producing the protein MSNQEDLDYYIMFPSFPPSPKDPTLTTGSQDQREEFVFVYKEDKRPVIVLLGWAGCQDKYLAKYSAIYEEKSCITLRYTAPVECLFWRRDKMPHIGKRLIQVITDKSLDQHPIFFHVFSNGGAFLYQHVSLAMQQANSPLKVKGVIFDSAPGERRLTALFKAISAIIGGHPLTNIPMSFLITIFLSILWFLEVIAHALGRGYPVQTNPIGLAEESYSWPQLFLYSNADTLIPAADVEKFASRRAERGVRVQLVLFTNSPHVKHYATYRDAYVNTVCSFIHECLTSPNLECLELPQNHGIENNSRNYVTMPSLTKRVVLPHEATKLN; encoded by the exons ATGAGCAATCAAGAGGACCTCGACTATTACATCATGTTCCCGTCGTTTCCGCCGTCCCCGAAGGATCCAACGTTAACCACCGGTAGTCAGGATCAACGTGAAGAGTTCGTATTCGTTTACAAGGAGGACAAACGACCGGTAATAGTGCTACTAGGATGGGCCGGCTGTCAAGACAAATATCTGGCCAAGTACAGCGCAATTTACGAAGAAAAGAG CTGCATCACACTACGATACACGGCACCAGTAGAATGTCTATTTTGGCGAAGAGACAAGATGCCTCATATTGGCAAACGGTTGATCCAGGTAATCACAGACAAGAGTTTAGATCAACACCCGATATTCTTCCATGTCTTCAGTAACGGCGGCGCGTTTCTATATCAACATGTAAGCCTTGCGATGCAACAAGCTAACTCACCGCTTAAG GTCAAAGGAGTGATATTTGATAGCGCACCGGGAGAAAGAAGATTAACCGCTCTTTTCAAAGCAATTAGCGCAATCATCGGCGGACATCCACTTACGAACATACCAATGTCCTTCCTCATTACGATCTTCCTCTCTATACTTTGGTTTTTAGAG GTGATCGCTCACGCCCTTGGACGTGGTTATCCGGTGCAAACGAACCCAATCGGTCTTGCAGAAGAATCCTATTCTTGGCCGCAATTGTTTCTTTATTCAAACGCTGACACTTTAATTCCAGCAGCG GACGTCGAGAAATTCGCCAGTCGACGAGCAGAACGTGGTGTACGAGTGCAGCTGGTACTTTTCACCAATTCTCCGCACGTGAAGCATTACGCTACATATCGTGATGCCTACGTAAATACAGTTTGTAGTTTCATCCACGAATGCCTGACGTCACCAAATTTAGAATGCCTGGAATTGCCTCAGAATCACGGTATAGAAAATAATTCCCGGAATTACGTCACTATGCCAAGTCTTACCAAAAGAGTTGTGCTACCTCATGAGGCTACTAAGTTAAATTAG
- the LOC126915659 gene encoding structure-specific endonuclease subunit slx1, translating to MENAEVIEHFYGVYLLYCMNPKYKGRTYIGYTVDPCRRLKKHNAGKEYGGAWKTSNKGPWNMVLIIHGFPNNTSALRFEWAWQHPHISRRLKHVPKKKSQQKVIEFCFLVLSNMLKVGPWCRLPLTIRWLDYEFFEKYSSYVSAPMHMPMCHGKVISKKIKKTNDTIETLDESSIICSICNAPLEGKQAVSCIKPSCSLIAHLICLAQLFRKDNMILPIEGTCPICNTNVLWGDLIRRKIGCYGNLQEVSSDEDYYT from the exons ATGGAAAACGCAGAAGTTATAGAGCACTTTTATGGTGTATATTTGCTATATTGTATGAATCCAAAATATAAGGGAAGAACATACATAGGATATACAGTTGATCCTTGTCGTCGACTTAAGAAACATAATGCTGGAAAAGAATATGGAGGTGCGTGGAAAACAAGTAATAAAGGGCCatg GAATATGGTATTAATCATTCATGGCTTTCCAAATAATACATCCGCCCTTAGG tttgaGTGGGCTTGGCAACACCCTCATATTAGTCGCCGTTTGAAACATGTACCTAAGAAAAAATCACAACAGAAAGTAATTGAATTTTGCTTTCTGGTTCTGTCAAATATGTTAAAAGTTGGACCTTGGTGCCGTTTACCTTTAACAATTCGTTGGCTAGATTATGAGTTCTTTGAAAAGTACTCTAGCTATGTTTCAGCTCCAATGCATATGCCTATGTGCCATGGAAAAGTAATTTCTAAAAAGATTAAGAAGACAAATGATACAATAGAAACATTGGATGAATCATCTATAATCTGTTCTATTTGTAATGCACCTTTAGAAGGAAAACAAGCAGTTAGCTGTATAAAACCTAGCTGTTCATTAATAGCTCATTTAATTTGTTTGGCACAATTATTTCGTAAAGACAATATGATTTTACCAATTGAAGGTACTTGCCCTATTTGTAATACCAATGTTTTATGGGGGGATTTAATTAGAAGAAAGATTGGTTGTTATGGAAATTTGCAAGAAGTTTCTAGTGATGAAGATTATTATACTTGA
- the LOC126915657 gene encoding protein NipSnap, whose translation MAAVFRRFRAVQITVIGKTKLPSFVTSRSFARSSIRQDISEGWINKLFVRKIEPTKESHSRMLSDKGVIYALHTHNIRPDSIDKYLTNYEEIVNIINSKKSELKLELVGSWTVVAGDIDQALHLWRYSGGYDSVDRTQIELSKEGAYQQLFKENGKYLRSRYLQYLLAFSYWPPLTKRNGSNIYEIRSYRLQPGTMIEWGNNWAKAINYRRNNNEPFAGFFSQIGRLYNVHHIWCYKNLQARMETRESAWRSPGWDECVAYTVPLIRETHSRILRPTNFSPTK comes from the exons ATGGCTGCCGTTTTTAGAAGATTCAGAGCCGTGCAGATCACGGTGATCGGCAAAACTAAACTACCGTCATTTGTTACCAGCCG ATCTTTTGCAAGGTCATCGATCCGACAGGATATCAGCGAAGGATGGATAAACAAGCTTTTCGTAAGAAAAATCGAGCCAACCAAAGAGTCTCATTCAAGGATGCTGTCAGATAAAGGAGTTATTTACGCCTTGCACACGCACAATATTCGACCCGATTCCATTGATAAATATTTGACCAATTA TGAAGAGATTGTTAACATTATAAACTCCAAGAAATCTGAATTGAAATTGGAGCTAGTTGGTTCATGGACTGTCGTAGCTGGTGATATCGATCAAGCGTTGCATCTATGGCGATACTCTGGTGGCTATGATAGTGTTGACCGCACACAAATTGAATTGTCTAAAGAAGGG GCATATCAACAATTATTCAAAGagaatggcaaatatctacggtcacgttatttacaatatttattgGCATTTAGCTATTGGCCTCCTCTTACAAAACGAAATGGTTcgaatatatatgaaatacgTAGTTATAGGTTACAACCTGGTACTATGATTGAATGGGGTAATAATTGGGCAAAAGCCATCAATTATAGACGTAACAACAATGAACCATTTGCTGGTTTCTTTTCACAAATTGGTAGATTATATAATGTCCATCATATTTGGT GCTACAAAAATCTTCAAGCACGAATGGAAACTCGTGAAAGTGCATGGAGATCTCCAGGATGGGATGAATGTGTTGCATATACTGTACCATTAATTAGGGAAACACATTCCCGTATATTAAGACCAACTAACTTTTCACCAACAAAATAA